The following coding sequences lie in one Cotesia glomerata isolate CgM1 linkage group LG5, MPM_Cglom_v2.3, whole genome shotgun sequence genomic window:
- the LOC123265017 gene encoding uncharacterized protein LOC123265017 encodes MGRDTRKVSREVRKSENIRKSYSKKRKNIFNPKTAERNESVRSTSSKKLKQNTENDVPKSCTSEFRIINFITVFTAISALVKCKKCDGNIEFLIASTRGIGFKIVVSCNNCDSEYIPSCSFIGHSYEINRRFIFVMRILGIGYESLCKFCDLMDMPSFLDKATHTILLKHILDCGKTVAEALMKKAVNQEKKATSENENNNELPVSGDGTWQKRGFTSSFGVSSIIGYYTGKILDINIKSAYCKLCEYWKKKRNTVEFEEWYESHENECSANHKGSWGKMEVDAMVEMFQQSETKHGVKYTNYIGDGDSKTYSGIIKADSYKNTTINKKECIGHVQKRMGTQLRTLKTKQKGLGGRGRLIGKVIDKLTVYYGLSIRRHCDSIEDMKSAIMATFYHYGSTDENPNHDMCPKG; translated from the coding sequence atggGACGTGATACGAGAAAAGTTTCGAGAGAAGTTCGGAAATCTGAAAATATCCGTAAGTCGTATTCaaagaaacgaaaaaatatatttaacccAAAAACGGCGGAACGTAATGAAAGTGTTCGGAGTACATCGTCTAAAAAACTGAAACAAAATACTGAAAACGATGTACCCAAAAGTTGCACCTCTGAAtttcgaataattaattttattacggTATTCACTGCCATTTCTGCTCTTGTGAAATGTAAGAAATGTGATGGAAACATTGAATTTCTAATAGCTAGTACACGTGGGATAGGatttaaaattgtagtttCATGTAATAACTGTGACAGTGAATATATTCCTTCCTGCTCTTTCATTGGGCAttcttatgaaataaatagacGCTTTATTTTTGTGATGAGAATACTAGGGATAGGATACGAAAGTTTGTGCAAGTTTTGTGACCTAATGGACATGCCGTCTTTTTTAGATAAAGCTACGCATACAATATTATTGAAGCACATTTTAGATTGTGGTAAAACCGTTGCAGAAGCCTTGATGAAAAAAGCtgtgaatcaagaaaaaaaagcgACAAGTGAAAATGAGAATAATAACGAATTGCCTGTATCGGGAGATGGAACCTGGCAAAAACGGGGGTTTACATCGTCATTTGGAGTTTCTTCTATAATTGGCTATTATACTGGAAAGATTCTTGATATAAACATTAAAAGTGCTTATTGTAAGCTATGTGAGTATtggaaaaagaaaagaaatacgGTTGAGTTCGAGGAATGGTATGAATCGCATGAAAATGAGTGTAGTGCTAATCACAAGGGGTCTTGGGGGAAAATGGAGGTGGATGCGATGGTTGAAATGTTTCAGCAGTCTGAAACAAAACATGGAGTTAAATATACAAACTACATTGGTGATGGTGATTCGAAAACCTATTCTGGAATTATAAAAGCAGATTCTTACAAAAATACAAccataaataaaaaggaaTGTATAGGCCATGTTCAGAAGCGGATGGGGACTCAACTGCGTACTCtgaaaactaaacaaaaaggTCTTGGTGGTAGAGGTAGGCTTATAGGAAAagtaatagacaaattaactGTGTACTATGGTTTATCAATACGTCGTCATTGCGATTCTATTGAAGATATGAAATCTGCTATTATGGCAACTTTTTACCACTACGGTTCGACTGATGAAAATCCGAATCATGATATGTGTCCCAAAGGCTAA